In Methanobacterium sp., the following are encoded in one genomic region:
- a CDS encoding HEPN domain-containing protein — MMYQFNRYKKGNIIQIGIDSELIEKEIREARYDLNSAKNSISNGNYKWAIVQSYYSMFHAFRGLLFSRGYKEKSHSGLKFAIKSIFVNYGIISDDVFASFDSAMKAREMADYSYIYDEKIALNMLESTKKLIEEVEALL, encoded by the coding sequence ATGATGTATCAATTTAATCGATACAAAAAAGGAAATATAATACAGATTGGAATCGATTCTGAATTAATAGAAAAAGAGATTAGAGAAGCCCGCTACGATTTAAATTCTGCAAAAAATTCCATTAGTAATGGAAATTATAAATGGGCCATAGTTCAGAGTTACTATTCAATGTTCCATGCCTTTAGAGGACTTCTTTTTAGCAGAGGTTATAAAGAAAAGAGCCATTCAGGCCTCAAATTTGCAATTAAATCCATATTTGTAAATTATGGCATTATAAGTGATGATGTGTTTGCAAGTTTTGATTCTGCCATGAAAGCAAGAGAAATGGCTGATTATAGTTACATTTATGATGAAAAAATTGCATTGAACATGCTTGAATCTACTAAAAAGTTGATAGAGGAGGTAGAGGCTCTACTTTAA
- a CDS encoding molybdopterin-dependent oxidoreductase: MSENQKKVKKILRWTLALFTVLIIVTGLGINYYTTIEYLTFGLLSKNLAFQLHFWLFIPFLILFLFHIFIRPILRLLESIKKQSKNISNFGETFLFILAFIVVLGISIYILTGQFGQSEPIKLDNVEVKEYKGQKLSSVNDFRENSIKGPQYINKDNYRLEVTGLVNNPKNYTYNDVINHQNYEKVVKLDCVEGWSVTILWRGILAKDIINEVSPKPNANTVIFYAYDGYSTSFPLDYLRNNNILLAYKMNNATIPPERGFPFQLVAESKWGYKWIKWITKIELSDDPNYKGYWERRGYSDSGYLNESFLK; this comes from the coding sequence TTGTCAGAAAATCAAAAAAAGGTTAAAAAAATACTTCGCTGGACACTTGCTCTATTTACCGTGTTAATTATCGTTACAGGGCTTGGAATTAATTATTATACTACAATTGAATACCTTACTTTTGGATTATTATCTAAAAATCTGGCTTTTCAACTTCATTTCTGGTTGTTTATCCCTTTTTTAATATTATTTTTGTTTCATATTTTTATACGGCCAATATTGAGACTTTTGGAAAGCATAAAGAAACAAAGTAAGAACATTTCAAATTTTGGAGAAACTTTTTTATTTATTCTGGCATTTATAGTAGTTCTTGGAATCTCTATTTATATTCTTACAGGTCAATTCGGCCAATCAGAACCAATTAAGCTTGATAATGTTGAAGTGAAAGAATATAAAGGCCAAAAACTTTCATCTGTCAATGATTTTAGAGAAAATTCAATAAAAGGACCCCAATATATCAACAAAGATAATTACAGGCTTGAAGTTACAGGATTAGTTAATAATCCAAAAAACTACACCTATAATGACGTTATTAACCATCAAAACTATGAAAAAGTCGTAAAATTAGATTGTGTTGAAGGATGGAGTGTAACAATCCTCTGGAGAGGAATATTAGCAAAAGATATTATAAACGAAGTTAGTCCAAAACCAAATGCAAATACTGTGATATTCTATGCTTATGACGGATATTCAACTTCATTTCCGCTAGATTATCTCAGAAATAACAATATTTTGCTTGCTTATAAAATGAACAATGCCACAATCCCCCCAGAGCGAGGTTTTCCTTTCCAGCTGGTAGCCGAAAGCAAATGGGGCTATAAATGGATTAAATGGATAACAAAAATCGAATTATCTGACGATCCTAATTATAAAGGTTACTGGGAACGTAGAGGTTATTCTGATTCGGGATATTTGAATGAGAGTTTTTTAAAGTGA